The Streptomyces sp. BHT-5-2 genomic interval ATGATGGCTGCCAGGCCGTCAAGCTCACGGCCGATCGTTTCCAATGCCGGACCGTGCAACCCGACGGCTCGCTCGGCGAGTTCGCGCACCCGGGACAAGATCGAGGCGATCATTTCGTGATCCTCGACCAGCTTCGCAACCGTCGTGGTGAGATCCGGGCGCTCTCGCAGCAATTGCGAGAACATCCCGTCGTCCTCACCCTTGTGGTGCGCGGTCAGCGAAGCACAGAAGGCCAGACAGTGGGTGAGAAGCACGTCGTCGTTCAATTCTCGGCGTCCGAGACCGTTCCTGATCTCGTCGACCTGGTGGAGGAGTTCCTGATGCGTTTGCGCGAGCTGTCGGCTCAAGGCGATTACGCGGTCGCCGTCGTGGGAGGCCATCGATGGCGGTCCCTTCGATTCCGCACCTCCATGCCTGACGCAGTCCGTCACCGGCACGCGATGCTGGCATTATCTGACCATGCGGAGGACGGGACGGCAAGCACGGCTGTCCACGCCGGGCCGTCGCACCAGTGGAGTCGGGGTGTCCATGGCAGTTCATGAGGGCGGTGTCGGGGGCTTTGAGGTCTGTACGGGCACGGAACCTTCCGAATGGTGGGAGAACGAGGAGCGAGCGGGGCAGCTCGAAGCTGCCGTGGAGGGACTGCGGCAAATCCGCCGCCTGGCCAACGTGGGTGTGTCGCAGCCGGCGGCGCTACCCGCCGAGTGGGAGCGCCGCCAACCACTGCGCGCCGTCAGTCTCCTGCTGGAGGCGGGAAGGATCGTCCCGGCCGCCGTCGACCGGTCCGGCGCGGTGACCAGAAAGGGCTACCGGACGAGCCCGGCGACCGATGGTGGGGATGGACGGGATGGTCGGGACGGAGGGGGCGGCGGTCGGGTGCGCGTGGAGTGGGTCGGCCCGCGGGGGAGCGGAGCCCGCTACGAGGAACACGAGCAACTTACTTGCTGTGCCTCGGCGTTGCGGCTGTGGGGATTCGACGCACTGATGG includes:
- a CDS encoding hemerythrin domain-containing protein — protein: MASHDGDRVIALSRQLAQTHQELLHQVDEIRNGLGRRELNDDVLLTHCLAFCASLTAHHKGEDDGMFSQLLRERPDLTTTVAKLVEDHEMIASILSRVRELAERAVGLHGPALETIGRELDGLAAIMESHFSYEERAISEALDDGFPDTGWPGMVFGFGLGRRPTGQRR